From the Parafrankia discariae genome, one window contains:
- a CDS encoding homogentisate 1,2-dioxygenase, giving the protein MPYYARIGDVPPKRHTQHRGGDGGLYSEELMGSEGFSADSSLLYHREIPAAISAARPWEPPALDTVANHPLRPRHLRTHTLTVPDGGWGGVDAVTGRRLLLGNADVRIGYVAAGAPSPLYRNGTGDECVYVEAGTARVDTVFGTLAAGPGDYVVVPCGTTHRWTPTGDGPLRAYVIEATSHIRPPKRYLSASGQFLEHAPYCERDLRRPAGPLLEDGTDVEVHVKHRGAGAAAGAGAGAAAGTGPAAGGVAGTVLTYRTHPFDVVGWDGCLYPYLFNIGDFEPITGRLHQPPPVHQVFEGRDFVVCNFVPRKVDYHPDAIPTPYYHANIDSDEVIFYTGGDYGARRGSGIGPGSVSLHPAGHTHGPQPGAVQASLGVEYVDELAVMVDTFAPLGLGSGGLACEDPDYAWTWAAHAAAPGGAR; this is encoded by the coding sequence CCAAACGGCACACGCAGCACCGCGGCGGCGACGGCGGTCTGTACAGCGAGGAGCTGATGGGTTCGGAGGGCTTCTCCGCGGACTCGTCGCTGCTCTACCACAGGGAGATCCCGGCCGCGATCAGCGCGGCCCGGCCCTGGGAGCCGCCCGCCCTGGACACCGTCGCGAACCATCCGCTGCGGCCGCGGCACCTGCGCACCCACACCCTCACCGTGCCCGACGGGGGGTGGGGCGGTGTCGACGCCGTCACCGGGCGGCGGCTGCTGCTGGGCAACGCCGACGTCCGGATCGGCTATGTCGCCGCCGGCGCGCCCTCACCTCTCTACCGCAACGGCACCGGGGACGAGTGCGTCTACGTCGAGGCCGGCACCGCCCGCGTCGACACCGTCTTCGGCACGCTGGCGGCCGGCCCCGGCGACTACGTCGTCGTCCCGTGCGGGACGACGCACCGGTGGACGCCGACCGGCGACGGGCCGCTGCGCGCCTACGTCATCGAGGCGACCAGTCACATCCGCCCGCCGAAGCGCTACCTGTCGGCCTCGGGCCAGTTCCTCGAACACGCCCCGTACTGCGAACGTGACCTGCGCCGCCCGGCCGGCCCGCTGCTCGAGGACGGAACGGACGTCGAGGTCCACGTGAAGCACCGCGGGGCCGGAGCCGCGGCCGGGGCCGGAGCCGGGGCCGCGGCTGGGACCGGCCCGGCGGCCGGCGGTGTCGCCGGCACGGTGCTGACCTACCGGACCCATCCGTTCGACGTCGTCGGCTGGGACGGCTGCCTCTACCCGTACCTGTTCAACATCGGCGACTTCGAGCCGATCACCGGCCGGCTGCACCAGCCGCCGCCGGTGCACCAGGTCTTCGAGGGCCGCGACTTCGTCGTCTGCAACTTCGTGCCGCGCAAGGTCGACTACCACCCCGACGCGATCCCGACGCCGTACTACCACGCCAACATCGACTCCGACGAGGTGATCTTCTACACCGGTGGCGACTACGGTGCCCGCCGCGGCTCGGGGATCGGGCCCGGTTCCGTCTCGCTGCATCCCGCCGGGCACACCCACGGCCCGCAGCCCGGCGCGGTGCAGGCCAGCCTCGGCGTCGAGTACGTCGACGAGCTCGCGGTCATGGTCGACACCTTCGCCCCCCTCGGGCTCGGCTCGGGCGGTCTGGCCTGCGAGGACCCCGACTACGCCTGGACGTGGGCGGCGCACGCGGCGGCGCCGGGCGGCGCCCGGTGA